A region from the Branchiostoma floridae strain S238N-H82 chromosome 9, Bfl_VNyyK, whole genome shotgun sequence genome encodes:
- the LOC118423275 gene encoding uncharacterized protein LOC118423275, translating into MKRAVGVGVPSVLILAVSAYLILTASKKDPLSEPGHRVVKRSLSLPIELQDALKAAAAEDAPAYVKDKRFLPAIANLAGKLVSSGGSFDVGKLTDIIKQLGGMENMAPDIMAQSVKQEAEVTAEVEKEVAEETVDKIFGKAEHDKKDADGDGDDDIGNSQEHEIKAEVDFVADKGMVEDDMFAPPGMHMKVDVEEDPQKDNEPDQSSQPMAFSYPMGMGSALMNGCFGTGYKAGDPCYNVKDVIPACYNMMEGCGYIGVGFDGRGDYSSTSRRKTVVQRNCKNMATYHDEDVPDTMNVHGIFDTEVSSQSL; encoded by the exons ATGAAGAGGGCAGTGGGTGTGGGAGTACCCTCGGTGCTGATTTTGGCCGTCTCCGCGTACCTCATCCTGACTGCGTCAAAGAAAGACCCATTGTCTGAACCCGGACACCGCGTCGTCAAACGGTCCCTCT CATTGCCAATTGAACTCCAAGATGCCCTTaaagcagcagctgctgaagacGCCCCTGCTTACGTCAAGGACAAACGCTTCCTCCCGGCCATTGCCAATCTTGCTGGGAAGCTTGTAT CATCAGGAGGGAGCTTCGACGTAGGAAAGCTGACCGACATAATAAAACAACTGGGCGGCATGGAGAACATGGCACCGGACATCATGGCGCAAAGTGTGAAACAGGAGGCTGAGGTCACGGCAGAAGTGGAAAAAGAGGTGGCCGAGGAAACGGTCGATAAGATATTTGGAAAAG CtgaacatgacaagaaagatgCTGACGgagatggtgatgatgacatcGGTAACAGCCAGGAGCACGAGATAAAG GCTGAAGTGGACTTCGTTGCAGACAAGGGTATGGTGGAGGATGACATGTTCGCTCCACCAGGGATGCACATGAAAGTGGACGTTGAGGAAGACCCCCA GAAGGACAACGAACCCGATCAAAGCTCCCAACCAATGGCGTTCTCCTACCCCATGGGGATGGGTTCTGCTCTGATGAACGGATGTTTCGGAACAGGATACAAAGCGGGTGATCCATGCTACAACGTGAAGGATGTTATTCCGGCCTGCTAT AACATGATGGAGGGGTGTGGCTACATCGGGGTCGGCTTTGATGGTCGCGGAGACTACAGCAGCACGTCCAGAAGGAAAACAGTCGTGCAAAGGAACTGTAAGAACATGGCTAC GTACCACGATGAGGACGTACCGGACACTATGAACGTTCACGGCATCTTTGACACGGAAGTCTCCTCCCAGAGTCTTTGA
- the LOC118423291 gene encoding scavenger receptor class F member 1-like isoform X2, with the protein MHMYNSRDNGGSGDTNNKKVSCFGFVMTYNEATGVFSVTPQDQEASKQVLGNLPRNYANWKVARAEYVSPLEHSQAKGRSLASIVEAPCTVKWSNSYQIKPAEEGGRCLYFVAASSGDIFVVFSVIPRDKSTWYHLQISFQGVALYKGMKLVKYEGAKSARSLGDSKLLFQPYFICLEEDHEKQRTYIKYGIGSDTSEKGLVYMVYNDAGPPLGIRFYSFGGGEKDVEIMDARIIEGGAQGEMECTGGTVLKDGKCVEDCHPECNGCIPMSSGSKLNTECRSCKHFSIHKRGGTIQCVAKCPVDMKAADDGVTCRCKDFVFHNDDGSSRCVSACGIAYALGSDGRTCTVKFRADARCGTNFPAPGASPGQCNPYSDGPCCSSGGWCGATEAHCTCNGCKDYRKWRADSRCGADFPAPGANPGQCDPKSDRPCCSTEGWCGASAAHCTCDGCKDFRPAKWRADSRCGADFSAPGANPSQCDPLSDRPCCSTEGWCGATAAHCTCDGCKDFRPVKWRADHRCGTRFPAPGANPGQCNPKSDWPCCSSGGWCGSTPTHCTCDDCRDYRLALWRDDGRCGTDFQASGANPGQCDPKSERPCCSTEGWCGASPAHCTCHGCKDYRLGTAKFRADGRCGTEFPAPGANPGQCNPVSDRPCCSKYGWCGATSAHCTCDDCMDYRPGMALLSSHNVVLKRYRVMML; encoded by the exons atgcacatgtacaacagCCGTGACAATGGTGGGAGTGGCGATACCAACAACAAGAAG GTCTCCTGCTTTGGTTTTGTCATGACATATAATGAAGCAACCGGAGTGTTTTCCGTCACACCTCAAGATCAAGAGGCTTCCAAACAG GTTTTGGGGAACTTGCCTCGCAACTACGCAAACTGGAAAGTTGCCCGAGCTGAATATGTCAGCCCGTTAGAGCACTCCCAGGCAAAAGG CCGTTCTTTAGCCAGTATAGTCGAGGCGCCCTGCACGGTGAAGTGGTCCAACTCTTACCAAATCAAGCCCGCGGAGGAGGGAGGAAGGTGTCTTTACTTCGTTGCGGCGTCTTCAGGcgacatttttgttgtgttctccGTCATTCCGAGGGATAAAAGCACCTGGTACCATCTCCAGATCAGTTTCCAGGGTGTTGCTCTCTACAAG GGAATGAAGCTGGTGAAATACGAGGGAGCAAAGAGTGCCCGAAGTCTGGGGGACTCCAAATTATTGTTCCAGCCGTATTTCATTTGTCTGGAGGAAGACCATGAAAAACAGCGAACCTACATCAAATATGGCATCGGCTCTGACACTTCC GAGAAAGGGCTGGTCTACATGGTCTACAATGATGCCGGTCCACCACTGGGCATCCGTTTCTACTCCTTTGGTGGAGGGGAAAAGGACGTAGAGATCATGGACGCCCGAATCATCGAGGGAGGGGCACAGGGAGAAATGGAATGTACGGGAGGAACAGTCCTAAAGGACGGGAAGTGTGTGGAAGACTGTCACCCCGAGTGTAACG GATGTATTCCCATGTCTTCTGGATCGAAGCTCAACACGGAATGCCGCAGTTGTAAGCACTTTTCCATCCACAAGAGAGGTGGGACTATCCAATGCGTCGCAAAATGCCCAGTAGACATGAAAGCCGCTGACGATGGCGTCACATGCAGATGTAAGGACTTTGTCTTCCACAACGATGACGGAAGTTCTCGATGTGTCTCGGCATGCGGAATCGCTTATGCATTGGGATCAGACGGCAGGACTTGCACGG tTAAGTTTAGAGCTGATGCACGATGCGGAACGAATTTCCCAGCCCCAGGAGCGAGTCCCGGCCAGTGTAACCCTTATTCAGATGGGCCCTGTTGTTCCAGTGGGGGATGGTGTGGGGCAACAGAAGCTCACTGCACATGCAACGGCTGTAAGGACTATC GTAAGTGGAGAGCTGACAGCCGTTGTGGAGCGGATTTCCCCGCCCCAGGAGCGAACCCCGGCCAGTGTGACCCTAAGTCAGACAGACCCTGTTGTTCCACTGAGGGATGGTGTGGGGCTTCAGCAGCTCACTGCACCTGCGACGGTTGTAAGGACTTTCGTCCAG cTAAGTGGAGAGCTGACAGCCGTTGTGGAGCGGATTTCTCGGCCCCAGGAGCGAACCCCAGCCAGTGTGACCCTCTTTCAGACAGACCCTGTTGTTCCACTGAGGGATGGTGTGGGGCTACAGCAGCTCACTGCACCTGCGACGGCTGTAAGGACTTTCGTCCAG TTAAGTGGAGAGCTGACCATCGTTGCGGAACGCGTTTCCCAGCCCCAGGAGCGAACCCCGGCCAGTGTAACCCAAAGTCAGATTGGCCCTGTTGTTCCAGTGGGGGATGGTGCGGTTCTACACCAACTCACTGCACCTGCGACGATTGTAGGGATTATCGTCTAG CCTTGTGGAGGGATGATGGGCGTTGTGGCACGGATTTCCAAGCCTCGGGAGCGAATCCCGGCCAGTGTGACCCTAAGTCAGAAAGACCCTGTTGTTCTACTGAGGGATGGTGTGGGGCTTCACCAGCTCACTGCACCTGCCACGGCTGTAAGGACTATCGTCTAGGCACAG CTAAGTTTAGAGCTGACGGACGGTGTGGAACGGAGTTCCCAGCCCCAGGAGCGAACCCCGGCCAGTGTAACCCTGTGTCAGACAGACCCTGTTGTTCCAAGTACGGATGGTGTGGGGCAACATCAGCTCACTGCACCTGCGACGACTGTATGGACTATCGTCCAGGTATGGCATTACTTTCGAGTCATAATGTTGTCTTAAAAAGGTACCGGGTTATGATGTTGTAA
- the LOC118423291 gene encoding cell death abnormality protein 1-like isoform X1, which produces MHMYNSRDNGGSGDTNNKKVSCFGFVMTYNEATGVFSVTPQDQEASKQVLGNLPRNYANWKVARAEYVSPLEHSQAKGRSLASIVEAPCTVKWSNSYQIKPAEEGGRCLYFVAASSGDIFVVFSVIPRDKSTWYHLQISFQGVALYKGMKLVKYEGAKSARSLGDSKLLFQPYFICLEEDHEKQRTYIKYGIGSDTSEKGLVYMVYNDAGPPLGIRFYSFGGGEKDVEIMDARIIEGGAQGEMECTGGTVLKDGKCVEDCHPECNGCIPMSSGSKLNTECRSCKHFSIHKRGGTIQCVAKCPVDMKAADDGVTCRCKDFVFHNDDGSSRCVSACGIAYALGSDGRTCTVKFRADARCGTNFPAPGASPGQCNPYSDGPCCSSGGWCGATEAHCTCNGCKDYRKWRADSRCGADFPAPGANPGQCDPKSDRPCCSTEGWCGASAAHCTCDGCKDFRPAKWRADSRCGADFSAPGANPSQCDPLSDRPCCSTEGWCGATAAHCTCDGCKDFRPVKWRADHRCGTRFPAPGANPGQCNPKSDWPCCSSGGWCGSTPTHCTCDDCRDYRLALWRDDGRCGTDFQASGANPGQCDPKSERPCCSTEGWCGASPAHCTCHGCKDYRLGTAKFRADGHCGTEFPAPGANPGQCNPVSDRPCCSKYGWCGATSAHCTCDDCMDYRLGPKVSYTALWRDDGRCGTDFPAPGANPGQCDPKSDRHCCSTEGWCGASPAHCTCDGCKDYRPAKFRADGRCGTEFPAPGANPGQCNPVSDRPCCSKYGWCGATSAHCTCDDCMDYRPGMALLSSHNVVLKRYRVMML; this is translated from the exons atgcacatgtacaacagCCGTGACAATGGTGGGAGTGGCGATACCAACAACAAGAAG GTCTCCTGCTTTGGTTTTGTCATGACATATAATGAAGCAACCGGAGTGTTTTCCGTCACACCTCAAGATCAAGAGGCTTCCAAACAG GTTTTGGGGAACTTGCCTCGCAACTACGCAAACTGGAAAGTTGCCCGAGCTGAATATGTCAGCCCGTTAGAGCACTCCCAGGCAAAAGG CCGTTCTTTAGCCAGTATAGTCGAGGCGCCCTGCACGGTGAAGTGGTCCAACTCTTACCAAATCAAGCCCGCGGAGGAGGGAGGAAGGTGTCTTTACTTCGTTGCGGCGTCTTCAGGcgacatttttgttgtgttctccGTCATTCCGAGGGATAAAAGCACCTGGTACCATCTCCAGATCAGTTTCCAGGGTGTTGCTCTCTACAAG GGAATGAAGCTGGTGAAATACGAGGGAGCAAAGAGTGCCCGAAGTCTGGGGGACTCCAAATTATTGTTCCAGCCGTATTTCATTTGTCTGGAGGAAGACCATGAAAAACAGCGAACCTACATCAAATATGGCATCGGCTCTGACACTTCC GAGAAAGGGCTGGTCTACATGGTCTACAATGATGCCGGTCCACCACTGGGCATCCGTTTCTACTCCTTTGGTGGAGGGGAAAAGGACGTAGAGATCATGGACGCCCGAATCATCGAGGGAGGGGCACAGGGAGAAATGGAATGTACGGGAGGAACAGTCCTAAAGGACGGGAAGTGTGTGGAAGACTGTCACCCCGAGTGTAACG GATGTATTCCCATGTCTTCTGGATCGAAGCTCAACACGGAATGCCGCAGTTGTAAGCACTTTTCCATCCACAAGAGAGGTGGGACTATCCAATGCGTCGCAAAATGCCCAGTAGACATGAAAGCCGCTGACGATGGCGTCACATGCAGATGTAAGGACTTTGTCTTCCACAACGATGACGGAAGTTCTCGATGTGTCTCGGCATGCGGAATCGCTTATGCATTGGGATCAGACGGCAGGACTTGCACGG tTAAGTTTAGAGCTGATGCACGATGCGGAACGAATTTCCCAGCCCCAGGAGCGAGTCCCGGCCAGTGTAACCCTTATTCAGATGGGCCCTGTTGTTCCAGTGGGGGATGGTGTGGGGCAACAGAAGCTCACTGCACATGCAACGGCTGTAAGGACTATC GTAAGTGGAGAGCTGACAGCCGTTGTGGAGCGGATTTCCCCGCCCCAGGAGCGAACCCCGGCCAGTGTGACCCTAAGTCAGACAGACCCTGTTGTTCCACTGAGGGATGGTGTGGGGCTTCAGCAGCTCACTGCACCTGCGACGGTTGTAAGGACTTTCGTCCAG cTAAGTGGAGAGCTGACAGCCGTTGTGGAGCGGATTTCTCGGCCCCAGGAGCGAACCCCAGCCAGTGTGACCCTCTTTCAGACAGACCCTGTTGTTCCACTGAGGGATGGTGTGGGGCTACAGCAGCTCACTGCACCTGCGACGGCTGTAAGGACTTTCGTCCAG TTAAGTGGAGAGCTGACCATCGTTGCGGAACGCGTTTCCCAGCCCCAGGAGCGAACCCCGGCCAGTGTAACCCAAAGTCAGATTGGCCCTGTTGTTCCAGTGGGGGATGGTGCGGTTCTACACCAACTCACTGCACCTGCGACGATTGTAGGGATTATCGTCTAG CCTTGTGGAGGGATGATGGGCGTTGTGGCACGGATTTCCAAGCCTCGGGAGCGAATCCCGGCCAGTGTGACCCTAAGTCAGAAAGACCCTGTTGTTCTACTGAGGGATGGTGTGGGGCTTCACCAGCTCACTGCACCTGCCACGGCTGTAAGGACTATCGTCTAGGCACAG CTAAGTTCAGAGCTGACGGACATTGTGGGACGGAGTTCCCAGCCCCAGGAGCGAACCCCGGCCAGTGTAACCCTGTGTCAGACAGACCCTGTTGTTCCAAGTACGGATGGTGTGGGGCAACATCAGCTCACTGCACCTGCGACGACTGTATGGACTATCGTCTAG gtCCAAAGGTTTCTTATACAGCCTTGTGGAGGGATGATGGGCGTTGTGGCACGGATTTCCCAGCCCCAGGAGCGAATCCCGGCCAGTGTGACCCTAAGTCAGATAGGCACTGTTGTTCCACTGAGGGATGGTGTGGGGCTTCACCAGCTCACTGCACCTGCGACGGCTGTAAGGACTATCGTCCAG CTAAGTTTAGAGCTGACGGACGGTGTGGAACGGAGTTCCCAGCCCCAGGAGCGAACCCCGGCCAGTGTAACCCTGTGTCAGACAGACCCTGTTGTTCCAAGTACGGATGGTGTGGGGCAACATCAGCTCACTGCACCTGCGACGACTGTATGGACTATCGTCCAGGTATGGCATTACTTTCGAGTCATAATGTTGTCTTAAAAAGGTACCGGGTTATGATGTTGTAA